From the genome of Frateuria soli:
GCGCAGGCCGGCGGCCAGGCGCACGGTGTCGCGCAGGCGGTCGATCACGCGCGGCTCGCCGTGTTCCATGCGCGCCACGATCATGTGGAAGCTGTTCGAGCCCAGGTCGACGGCTGCGATCAGCTCGCCATCCTTGATGGGCACCGGCTCGGTGGTCACGCGGGCGTTCCAGGCAGGCGGGGCGCGCATTTTGCCATGCGGGAGCGGGCAGGATTGCCATGCCCTCCGGGTGGGCACATCCGTGCGCGGCGGGCATGGCGGAGTGGGCACGCGTCCCGGACATGCCGTGCGCTACGGCCGCCCAAGGGGGCGCTCCCGGAACCGCAGGTCGCCGCTTCGAAGCTCATGCGCAGATCTTGTCCAGCAGTGTCTGTTGCGCGCTGTGCGGTGGCTGGTCGCCCGGCACGGCACGGGTGTAGCGGCCGTCGCTGCCCAGCAGCCAGGCCTGGGTGTTGTCGGCCAGGCCGTTGGCCAGCGTCTCCTCGAACACGCGCGCGGCCAGGACCGGGTCGAGGATCGGGAAGGCCACCTCGATGCGCCGCATCAGGTTGCGCTCCATCCAGTCGGCGCTGGCGCAGTAGATCTCCGGCTGGCCGTCGTTGGCGAACCAGTACACCCGGCTGTGTTCCAGGAACCGCCCCACGATCGAGCGCACGCGGATGTGCTCGGAGATCCCCGGCAGGCCGGGCCGCAGGGTGCAGGCGCCGCGTACGATGAGGTCGATCTCCACGCCAGCCTGCGAGGCGCGATAGAGCGCGGCGATCACATGCGATTCGTTGAGCGCGTTGAGCTTGGCGACGATGCGTGCGCGCTTGCCGGCCCGTGCGTTGGCGGTCTCGCGCTCGATCTTGGCAACCACGCTCTTGTAAAGCGTGAACGGCGAATGCAGCAGGCGCTTGAGACTGATCACCGAGCCCAGGCCCGAGAGCTGCTGGAAGACCTTGTGCAGGTCCTCGCCGATCTCCGGGTTGGCGGTCATCAGGCCGATGTCGGTGTACATGCGGCTGTTGGCCTGGTGGTAGTTGCCGGTGGACAGGTGCACGTAGCGGCGCAGCATGTCCGTCTCGCGGCGCACGATCAGCATCATCTTGGCGTGGGTCTTGAAACCGACCACGCCGTAGACCACCTGCACGCCGGCCTCCTGCAGCCGGGTGGCCAGGCGGATGTTGGCCTCCTCGTCGAAGCGCGCGCGCAGCTCGATCACCACGGTGACGTCCTTGCCGTTGCGCGCGGCCTCCACCAGCAGGTCCACCAGCGGAGTGTCCTCGCCGGCCCGGTAGAGCGTCTGCTTGATCGCCAGCACGGCGGGATCGGCCGCGGCCTGGCGCAGCAGGTCGACCACCGCGGCGAAACTCTCGTAGGGGTGGTGCAGCAGCACGTCGCGCTGGCCGATCAGCTCGAACAGGTTGGCGCCCGGCTCGATCGCCGCCGGCAGGCGGGGCACGAAGCGCGGGAACTTCAGCTCGGGCCGGTCCACGTGATCGTAGATGCCGCCTGCGCGGATGATGTTGACCGGTCCGTCGCAGCGGTAGACGTCCGATTCCTCCAGCTCGAAGTTGGCCACCAGCATCGTGGTGATCGCCCTGGGACAGTCGTTGGCGATCTCCAGCCGCACCGGTCGTGCGTAACCGCGGCCGAGCAGCTCTTCGCTGAGCGCGCGGGCGAGGTTTTCCACCTCCGCCTCCTCCACGATCAGTTCGCTGTTGCGGGTCACGCGGAACTGGTAGGAACCGACCACCTTGAAGCCCGGGAACATGAGGTCGACGAAGGCCTGCAACAGCTCCGCCAGGAACACGAAGTCGTCGCCGCCGCCACCGACTTCGGACGGCAGCTTGACGATGCGCGGCAGTGATCGCGGCGCGCGCACCAGCGCCATGTGGCCCTCGTGGCCGAACGCATCGCGGCCCTGCAGCACCACCGCGATGTTGAGCGTCTTGTTGAGGATGCGCGGGAACGGATGCGCCGGGTCCAGCCCCAGTGGCGAGAGCACCGGCAGCACCTCGTGCTCGAAGTAGCCCTGCAGCCAGCGCCGCTGCACCGGGTTCCACTGGTGGCGGGTGAGGAAACGGATGCCCTCGGCGTCCAGCTGCGGCTTGAGCTGCTCCTGCCAGGTGGCGTACTGCTCGGTGACCAGGTCCAGCACGCGCGTGCGGATGCGTGCGAGCAGTTCGCCGGAAGACAGCCCGTCCGGCCCCGGCGCGGCCGAGCCGTACGCGTGGTGGTGCTTGAGCATGGCCACGCGCACCTCGAAGAACTCATCGAGGTTGTTGGCAACGATGCTCAGGTAGCGCAGCCGTTCCAGCAGCGGTACGGCCGGGTCGTGGGCCATGGCGAGCACGCGGAAGTTGAACTCCAGCGCGGCCAGCTCGCGGCTCAGGTACAGCTCCGGGGCGGACACGTCGGCGATCGCTGTGGCGGTTTGCGTCGGTTTGCGGGCCATGGGTGCCCATTCTGGACGATGCCGAGCCCAAGTACACCCGGCGCGGTCATGTCGGTAGGGCATCCTTCAGCCGCGGAAACCACGGCAGGAACGCTGCTGATGCGCGACCACGATGGCCGCGGTTGTGCTGGGGATGTGCCGCTACAGGGGGCCGGGTTCGGCCGGGAGCAGGCGTTCGGGACCGAAATGGCAGGCGAAGGTGGAGCCCTTGCCGGGCGTGCTCTGGACGCTGAACCGCGCCTGGTGCAGGTTCAGCACGTGCTTGACGATGGACAGCCCCAGTCCGGTGCCGCCGGTCTCGCGCGAGCGGCTGGAGGACACGCGATAGAAGCGCTCGGTCAGCCGCGCCAGGTGGCTGGCGGGAATGCCGTAGCCGGTATCGGTCACCGAATAGGTCGCGCCCTCGTCCGTGCGCTGCCAGCGGATGGTGATGCGGCCACCGCTGGGGGTGTAGCGCACGGCATTGCTGATCAGGTTGGACAGCGCGCTGTGCAGATCCTTCGGCGAGCCGAGCAGGTCGTCGTCGGTTTCCACCTGGAGGGTGATCTGGTGACGACCCTGGCTCAGCGCCTCGGCTTCCTTGCGCAGGGTCGCGAGCAGGCCGGCCATCGGCACGCGTTCGTCGACCACGTGCTCCTGGGTTTCCAGGCGCGAGAGCGTCAGCAGGTCTTCCACGATCTGGCCCATGCGCCTGGACTGCGCGCGCATTTCGCCGAGCACCGGGGCCAGCTCTGGCACGTCTTCGGGATCGAGCAGCTCCAGGTAGCCGTGGATCACGGTCAGCGGGGTGCGCAGCTCGTGCGAGACGTTGGCCACGAAGTCGCGGCGGATCTGTTCCAGCCGGGTCAGCGGGCTGATGTCGCGGGCCAGCAGCATCCGCTGCCGCCGGCCGAAGGGCTGTACCGAGAGATCCAGGCGGCCTTCGGCGCGGCCGGGTGCCGCCACGTCGTGCAACGGTACCCGCGCGCCGGCGCGCAGCCAGGCGGCGAGCTCGGTGCCCTGCAAGCGCTCGGACAACAGCACGCCGCGATCCTTGCCGCGGCGCAGGCCCAGCAGCGTTTCGGCGGCGCGGTTGAACCAGCGCACACGCCAGGCCTCGTCCAGCAGCACGACCGCGTCGGGCAGGCTGTCGGCCGCGTCGCGGAGGTCGTGCAGGGCAAGGGCGAGGCGGCGGGCGCGGTGTTTCATGCGGGAGTCGGGTTTGCGGCCCTCACGGGCTTGCCGAGAAGCGGTAGCCGGAGCCGCGCACGGTCTGCACCATGGCGTCCAGTTGCCAGGGCTCCAGCGTCTTGCGCAGGCGGCGGATGTGAACGTCGACCGTGCGCTCTTCCACGTACACGCTGCCGCCCCATACGTGGTCGAGCAGCTGCGCACGGGTGTAGACGCGCTCGGGGTGGGTCATGAAGAAGTACAGCAGACGGTACTCGGTGGGCCCGATCGGCACCGGCTCCTCGCCGGCAAAGACGCGATGCGCCGGGCCATCGATGCGCAGGCCGCCCAGTTCCACCATGCCGGTACCGTCGTCGCCCTGGCTGCGGCGCAGCACCGCCTTGATGCGGGCGAGCAGTTCGCGGGTGGAGAAGGGCTTGACCACGTAGTCGTCCACGCCGGCTTCCAGGCCATTGACCCGATCCATCTCCTCGCCGCGCGCGGTGAGCATGATGATCGGGATCTCGCGGCTGAGCTCCTCCTTGCGCAGCCGCCGCGCCAGCTCCAGCCCGCTGGTGCCCGGCAGCATCCAGTCGAGCAGGATCAGGTCGGGCACCTGTTCGGCAATGGCGATCTGGGCCGCGCGGGCGTCGGCCGCCTGCATCGCCTCCATGCCCGCCTTGCGCAGGGCGAAGGCGACCATGTCGCGGATGGAAGCTTCGTCTTCGACGATGAGGATGCGCTTGTGCACGCGGTTTGCGCCTGGCCTGTGACGGGCTTATTGCAGTGGGGCAATGTTACGCGGCGATGACAGGGGCGGCCACGACAACCGTCCGCCCCGAGCGTCGGCTGCCGGCCGCCACTGCGCCGCTCCATGGCAGCGCCCGCTTGCGCATGCCACGCCCACGGCGAACAGTGGGGTGGCCTACTGGCTCCGCCCGTCCGGATTGTCCACCGTCTGCACCTTGCGCTTGCGCAGTTCCAGCAGCAGCGGCGTCAGGTCGGCGATGCGGGCCTGGATGCGCGCGCGGGCGTAGTAGTCCAGGTCGTCGCGCTTGAGCAGGCGCTTCAACTGCTCCATGGCATCGAACGGACGGCCGGACAGGTAGCTGGCGTCCGAATAGGCCTCGCCGGCGCGCACGCTGTCGCCGGCCTTGTCGCTGGCGCGGGCGTAGCTGCGGTAGATGTCCGGCTCGTCGGCATCGTCCAGCAGCGGGCGCAGCAGGGAGGCCGCAAGCGTTGCCTGCCCGGTGTCGCCGCCGGCGGTCAGTGCCTTGGCGTAGGCCAGCGCCACCGCGCGGTTGCGCGGCGAGCGGGCGTTGAGGCGTGCGTAGCGCGCAAGCGCGTCGGCGCGTTGGCCGGCCTGCAATTGGGCGTCGGCCATCGCCAGGTCGAGGATCAGGCTGTCCGGGTGGGCGGCGAGCAGTGGCTTGAGTTGCACGATCGCACGCGCGCCGGCGCCGCTGCGGGTCAATGCCAGTGCATAGCCGTAGCGGGTGGCCGGCGTATCGAAACCGGCCATGCCGAAGCTGGCGTCGTAGTAATGGACCAGTTTGGAGGCGTCGCCGGCCAGCACGCGGGTGCGTTCGCGCATGAGCGCGTAGGTGTCCAGCCCGTCCTTGCGCGGAGCGGTGGCGAGCAGGGCAGTGGGATCCTTCACGTAGGCGATCGGGGCGGTGGTCTTCTCCCAGTCGCTGCGCACCAGCGTGGTGCCGCTCGGGCGCAGCTTCTGCGCCTCCAGCAGCGCGCCCGCGCGCGACTTGGCGTCGCTGATGCGCGCGAGCGTCACCGGGTGGGTCTGCAGCAACGCGGGCACGTCGGTGCCGCCGGAACCGGCTCGCAGAGTGTCCTGCATGCGCTCGAAGAAGCTGGCCATCGCGCGCGGATCGTAGCCGGCGTTGGCCAGCGTCTGGATGCCCACGCGGTCGGCCTCGATCTCGTCCTTGCGGGTGAAGTTGATCGAGCGCTGCGCGATCAGGCCCTGGCCGGCCGCCAGCACCGCCATTGGCGAATCGCCGCTGTGCGAGCCGGCACCGGCGACGACCGCGCCGAGCAGGACCAGTGCCATCAGCGGTGCGTCCTTCCTCGACTCCTCGAACGCGCGCTGCAGGTGGTTCTGCGTGATGTGCCCGATCTCGTGTGCGATCACGCCGGCCAGCTCGCCTTCGCTGCGGGTGATGGCGACCAGGCCGGAGTTGACCGCGATGTACCCGCCGGGCGCGGCGAAGGCGTTGATCTCCTCGTCCTTGACCATGAAGAAGGTGAAACGGTCCTTCGGACGATCGCTGCCGGCCACCAGGCGGTAACCCAGGTCGTTGATGTAGTCGTCCAGCAGCGGATCTTCCACCACCATGTCCAGCGAGCGCATCTCGCGCAGCATGGAGGCCCCGTAGGCCCGCGCGTCCCGTGGCGAGATCAGCGCGTCGGCGGAGCTGCCCAGGTCCGGCAGGCGGATGTCCTCCTGCGCGCCCGCGCCGAAGGCGAGGCAGGCGGTGACCAGCGCGATCAGCAGGCGGGGGACGAGTCGTGGTGCCATGGCCATAGGTGGGCGACAATACATCACCGTAGACCGCCGTCGGCGGCTTCGGTTCATCATCCGTTGCTTGCAAATGCAGGCAGCGGCCCCACCTGAAGCACCTGTTTCGTGTTGTCCGGAGTGTCAGTCATGCCCAAGATCGAGGTCTACTCCACCGCCGTGTGTCCCTACTGCGTGGCCGCCAAGAACCTGCTCAAGTCCAAGGGACTCGAATGGAACGAGGTGCGCGTGGATGCCGACCCGGCCCAGCGCGACCTGATGCTCGAGCGCAGCGGCGGTCGGCGCACGGTGCCGCAGATCTTCATCAACGACCAGCACGTGGGCGGCTACGACGACCTGGTGGCCGCCGACCGCAGCGGCAAGCTGGCCCGACTGCTGGGCGAGGCTGCATGAGCGACGCCGACAAGAGCAAGGACCGGCTGGCGGAGTTCACTGCTTTCCGCCAGCGCATGAACGAGCGCATCCTGGCCGAGGACAACCAGGTCGTGCGGCGCTTCTTCGCACTCGACACGCAGACCTACAAGCCCGGCGCGCTCGACGTCAAGACCAAGGAGCTGCTGGGCCTGGTCGCCTCGATGGTGCTGCGCTGCGACGACTGCATCAGCTACCACGTGGCGCAGTGCAAGGAGGCGGGTGTCACCCGCGAGGAGTTCTTCGAAACCTTCAGCGTGGGCCTGGTGGTGGGCGGCTCGATCGTGATCCCGCACCTGCGCCGCGCGGTGGATTTCCTGGACCGGCTCGAGGGCGGCCAGACCGAAGGCGCCGCCTGCGCCGACCACGCGTAGCTGCCATCCGGAAACCCCGTGTGAACCCGTAGGAGCGCACCTGTGCGCGACCGAAGACGCCGGGTCTCCCCGGGCAGGCGTGCATGGCGGTCGCGCACAGGTGCGCTCCCGCGGCGCGCCCGCCGGTCCGGGATGCAGTGCGATGAACCGCAACGCTCCATGCGAGGATTTGCAACGCCCTGGCGCGTCCTGCCTGCTGCCGGCACGGGGCCGCATCGGCGATAATGGGCCCTTTGCCGCGCGCGTGTCTCGCCGCACGGCCGCGATCAGTCCCCCAAGGAGTCCCCCATGAGCAAAACCATCGCCGTGATCCCGGGCGACGGCATCGGTCCGGAAATCATGACCGCCACCCTGCGCGTGCTCGACGCGCTCGACTGCGGCCTGAACTACGACTTCGTCGACGCCGGCATGGTGGCGCTGGAGAAGCACGGCGAACTGCTGCCCAAGGCGACGCTGGACAAGATCGCCGAGCACAAGGTCGCGCTCAAGGGGCCGCTGACCACGCCGGTCGGGGGCGGTTTCACCTCGATCAACGTCACCCTGCGCCGCCATTTCGACCTGTATGCCAACGTGCGTCCGGCGATCAGCTTCCCGGGGACGAAGGCGCGCTACGAGAACATCGACATCATCACGGTGCGCGAGAACACCGAGGGCGCCTACCTGGCCGAAGGCCAGAGCGTATCGGAGGATGGCGAGATCGCCACCTCGATGATCCGCGTCACCCGCAAGGGCTGCGCGCGCATCGTGCGCTACGCCTTCGAGATGGCCGTCAGGAAGGGCCGCAAGAAGGTCACCGCGGTGCACAAGGCCAACATCATCAAGACCGCCTCGGGCATGTTCCTCAACGTGGCGCGCGAGATCGCCAGGGAATACCCGCAGATCGAGTTCAACGAGATGATCGTGGACAACACCTGCATGCAGCTGGTGATGAAGCCCGAGCAGTTCGACGTGATCGTGACCACCAACCTGTTCGGCGACATCCTCTCGGACCTGTGCGCCGGCCTGGTCGGCGGCCTGGGGCTGGCCCCGGGCGACAACATCGGCGAGCACGCGGCCATTTTCGAAGCCGTGCACGGCTCGGCCCCGGACATCGCTGGCAAGGGCATCGCCAATCCCTGCGCGCTGCTGCTGGCCGCGGCCGACATGCTCGACCACCTGGGCATGGTCGACAAGGGCACCCGCCTCCGTACTGCCATCCGCGAGACCATGGCCCACGACCATGACCACGTAACTCCGGACCTGGGCGGCAGGGGCAGCACCGCCAGCTTCGGCGAAGCGATCGCCCGCCGTCTGGCTGCCTGAGGCACCCATAGTGGCTGGGCGGGTGGCGCGTGGACGGCAGCGCCACGCCCGTGATGCTCTGATCTCTGAAGCGCTTCGGCTCGCGCCGAAGCGCTGCCCGCTTGCAGGGGTTGCAAGCGGAACCGAGGCCATGGAGCTCACCGCATGTCAGATGCCCAACGCCATGCCCGCGAGGGCGAAAGCCCACTGAAGAAAGCCTGGGAAACCGTCCGCCGCGCGTTCGTCGAATTCCTGGGCCTGCCAAGCCTGCTCATCGTCGGCTTCCTGCTGCTCGCGGCAATCACTTCGGCGCTGGATTCGTCGCGGCCTGGCTGGCTCGAGCCGCTGCGCACCACCATCCGCGTGGTGCTGTTCCGCGATGCGGAGGCCACCGCATCGCTGCTTTCGACGATCGCCGGCAGCATCATCACCGTCACCTCGATCACCTTCTCGCTGCTGCTGCTGGCCGTGCAGCAGGCGGCCGGTGCGCTCACCCCGGTGGTCTACGACCAGTTCCTGCGACGCCGCCTGAACCAGCTCTACTTCGGCTTTTTCGTGGGCCTGGCGGTCTACATGCTGCTGATCCTCGCTACCGTCAACCGGCCGTACAACCCGGTGTTCGGCGCGACCGTGGCACTGGTGCTTACCTTCGTGGCGATGTCGCTGATCATCGTGCTGCTCTACACCACCATCAACCAGATGCGTCCGGTGGTGGTCATCGAGTCCATCCACGACCACATCCTGCGTGCGCGCCGCGCCCAGCATGACTTCCTCCGGCGCACACGGCGCGAGGCGTCCGGCAAGGCGTCGTTGTCCACGCCCGTGCGCGCCGCCGAGCACGGTTACGTGGTGCGGGTGGATCTGGACGCCATGGCGGCGGCGCTCGCCGAGACACCCGACGCGGAGGTTGTCCTGGCGATCGCGATCGGCCACTACGTTGCCTTCGAGGACATGCTGGCGACCATCCGCACGACTACGGAGCGCGCGCCGGCAAGCCTGGTCGATGCCGTGCGCAACGCAATCCGGCTTGAACAGCAGCGCGATCTGGACGGT
Proteins encoded in this window:
- the ppk1 gene encoding polyphosphate kinase 1, yielding MARKPTQTATAIADVSAPELYLSRELAALEFNFRVLAMAHDPAVPLLERLRYLSIVANNLDEFFEVRVAMLKHHHAYGSAAPGPDGLSSGELLARIRTRVLDLVTEQYATWQEQLKPQLDAEGIRFLTRHQWNPVQRRWLQGYFEHEVLPVLSPLGLDPAHPFPRILNKTLNIAVVLQGRDAFGHEGHMALVRAPRSLPRIVKLPSEVGGGGDDFVFLAELLQAFVDLMFPGFKVVGSYQFRVTRNSELIVEEAEVENLARALSEELLGRGYARPVRLEIANDCPRAITTMLVANFELEESDVYRCDGPVNIIRAGGIYDHVDRPELKFPRFVPRLPAAIEPGANLFELIGQRDVLLHHPYESFAAVVDLLRQAAADPAVLAIKQTLYRAGEDTPLVDLLVEAARNGKDVTVVIELRARFDEEANIRLATRLQEAGVQVVYGVVGFKTHAKMMLIVRRETDMLRRYVHLSTGNYHQANSRMYTDIGLMTANPEIGEDLHKVFQQLSGLGSVISLKRLLHSPFTLYKSVVAKIERETANARAGKRARIVAKLNALNESHVIAALYRASQAGVEIDLIVRGACTLRPGLPGISEHIRVRSIVGRFLEHSRVYWFANDGQPEIYCASADWMERNLMRRIEVAFPILDPVLAARVFEETLANGLADNTQAWLLGSDGRYTRAVPGDQPPHSAQQTLLDKICA
- the phoR gene encoding phosphate regulon sensor histidine kinase PhoR — its product is MKHRARRLALALHDLRDAADSLPDAVVLLDEAWRVRWFNRAAETLLGLRRGKDRGVLLSERLQGTELAAWLRAGARVPLHDVAAPGRAEGRLDLSVQPFGRRQRMLLARDISPLTRLEQIRRDFVANVSHELRTPLTVIHGYLELLDPEDVPELAPVLGEMRAQSRRMGQIVEDLLTLSRLETQEHVVDERVPMAGLLATLRKEAEALSQGRHQITLQVETDDDLLGSPKDLHSALSNLISNAVRYTPSGGRITIRWQRTDEGATYSVTDTGYGIPASHLARLTERFYRVSSSRSRETGGTGLGLSIVKHVLNLHQARFSVQSTPGKGSTFACHFGPERLLPAEPGPL
- the phoB gene encoding phosphate regulon transcriptional regulator PhoB — encoded protein: MHKRILIVEDEASIRDMVAFALRKAGMEAMQAADARAAQIAIAEQVPDLILLDWMLPGTSGLELARRLRKEELSREIPIIMLTARGEEMDRVNGLEAGVDDYVVKPFSTRELLARIKAVLRRSQGDDGTGMVELGGLRIDGPAHRVFAGEEPVPIGPTEYRLLYFFMTHPERVYTRAQLLDHVWGGSVYVEERTVDVHIRRLRKTLEPWQLDAMVQTVRGSGYRFSASP
- a CDS encoding M48 family metalloprotease, which codes for MAMAPRLVPRLLIALVTACLAFGAGAQEDIRLPDLGSSADALISPRDARAYGASMLREMRSLDMVVEDPLLDDYINDLGYRLVAGSDRPKDRFTFFMVKDEEINAFAAPGGYIAVNSGLVAITRSEGELAGVIAHEIGHITQNHLQRAFEESRKDAPLMALVLLGAVVAGAGSHSGDSPMAVLAAGQGLIAQRSINFTRKDEIEADRVGIQTLANAGYDPRAMASFFERMQDTLRAGSGGTDVPALLQTHPVTLARISDAKSRAGALLEAQKLRPSGTTLVRSDWEKTTAPIAYVKDPTALLATAPRKDGLDTYALMRERTRVLAGDASKLVHYYDASFGMAGFDTPATRYGYALALTRSGAGARAIVQLKPLLAAHPDSLILDLAMADAQLQAGQRADALARYARLNARSPRNRAVALAYAKALTAGGDTGQATLAASLLRPLLDDADEPDIYRSYARASDKAGDSVRAGEAYSDASYLSGRPFDAMEQLKRLLKRDDLDYYARARIQARIADLTPLLLELRKRKVQTVDNPDGRSQ
- the grxC gene encoding glutaredoxin 3, which produces MPKIEVYSTAVCPYCVAAKNLLKSKGLEWNEVRVDADPAQRDLMLERSGGRRTVPQIFINDQHVGGYDDLVAADRSGKLARLLGEAA
- a CDS encoding carboxymuconolactone decarboxylase family protein — protein: MSDADKSKDRLAEFTAFRQRMNERILAEDNQVVRRFFALDTQTYKPGALDVKTKELLGLVASMVLRCDDCISYHVAQCKEAGVTREEFFETFSVGLVVGGSIVIPHLRRAVDFLDRLEGGQTEGAACADHA
- a CDS encoding isocitrate dehydrogenase codes for the protein MSKTIAVIPGDGIGPEIMTATLRVLDALDCGLNYDFVDAGMVALEKHGELLPKATLDKIAEHKVALKGPLTTPVGGGFTSINVTLRRHFDLYANVRPAISFPGTKARYENIDIITVRENTEGAYLAEGQSVSEDGEIATSMIRVTRKGCARIVRYAFEMAVRKGRKKVTAVHKANIIKTASGMFLNVAREIAREYPQIEFNEMIVDNTCMQLVMKPEQFDVIVTTNLFGDILSDLCAGLVGGLGLAPGDNIGEHAAIFEAVHGSAPDIAGKGIANPCALLLAAADMLDHLGMVDKGTRLRTAIRETMAHDHDHVTPDLGGRGSTASFGEAIARRLAA
- a CDS encoding DUF2254 family protein; the encoded protein is MSDAQRHAREGESPLKKAWETVRRAFVEFLGLPSLLIVGFLLLAAITSALDSSRPGWLEPLRTTIRVVLFRDAEATASLLSTIAGSIITVTSITFSLLLLAVQQAAGALTPVVYDQFLRRRLNQLYFGFFVGLAVYMLLILATVNRPYNPVFGATVALVLTFVAMSLIIVLLYTTINQMRPVVVIESIHDHILRARRAQHDFLRRTRREASGKASLSTPVRAAEHGYVVRVDLDAMAAALAETPDAEVVLAIAIGHYVAFEDMLATIRTTTERAPASLVDAVRNAIRLEQQRDLDGDPAYGIDQLAVIGWTSVSTAKSNPAPGRMVLHTLRDLMARWSAEGHETHERRPPEVPVVYEDNVFAKLLDTFEILAVVTSESMQSQTMASFVRSFVLMFGRLPPEQQPRARRLIRSSLSGLGEHVLTVELDSALTELAVALDVAQQRDLAAEVRAAHQAMSASLGKLGSRATRGSAGD